A region from the Brassica napus cultivar Da-Ae chromosome C8, Da-Ae, whole genome shotgun sequence genome encodes:
- the LOC106367955 gene encoding alpha-soluble NSF attachment protein 2-like has protein sequence MGDHLVRAEEFEKKAEKKLNGWGIFGSKHEDAADLLEKAANSYKLAKSWDLAGKAYLKVADCHLKSDSKHDAANAYAEAAKCYKKVDTNEAASCLERAVNIFCEIGRLNMAARYYKEIAEYYEADQKIEQAIDYFEKAAEFFQNEEVTTSANQCNLKVAQYASQLEQYEKAIKIYEEIARHSLGNNLLKYGVKGHLLNAGLCHLCKADVVSITNALEKYQDLDPTFTGTRECKFLSDLASAIDEEDIAKFTDVVKEFDSMTPLDSWKTTMLLRVKEKLKAKELEEDDLT, from the exons ATGGGGGATCATCTGGTGAGAGCGGAGGAATTTGAGAAGAAGGCAGAGAAGAAGCTCAACGGATGGGGAATATTCGGATCTAAGCACGAGGATGCTGCCGATCTCCTCGAGAAAGCTGCTAATTCCTATAAGCTCGCCAAATCAT gGGATCTAGCTGGAAAGGCTTATCTTAAAGTTGCAGACTGTCACTTGAAG TCTGACAGCAAACATGATGCTGCTAATGCTTATGCCGAAGCTGCTAAATGCTACAAGAAAGTTGACACTAATG AGGCTGCATCTTGTCTAGAGCGAGCTGTGAATATTTTCTGCGAGATAGGGAGGCTCAACATGGCTGCCAGATACTACAAG GAAATTGCTGAGTATTATGAAGCAGACCAGAAGATAGAGCAGGCTATTGATTACTTTGAAAAGGCAGCTGAGTTCTTTCAAAATGAAGAAGTGACCACTTCTGCAAACCAGTGCAATCTAAAGGTGGCACAATATGCTTCCCAGTTGGAGCA ATATGAGAAGGCAATCAAGATTTATGAAGAAATTGCACGCCATTCACTCGGCAATAACTTGCTTAAGTATGGAGTTAAGGGCCATCTTCTCAATGCTGGCTTGTGCCACCTCTGCAAAGCTGATGTTGTTTCCATCACCAACGCTCTGGAGAAATATcag GATCTGGATCCAACTTTTACTGGAACACGAGAATGCAAATTCTTATCT GATCTTGCTTCTGCTATCGATGAAGAAGACATCGCAAAGTTCACAGACGTTGTCAAGGAATTTGATAGCATGACTCCGCTG GATTCATGGAAGACAACAATGTTGTTGAGGGTGAAGGAGAAGCTGAAGGCAAAGGAGCTTGAAGAGGATGATCTTACCTAA